One window of the Rosa rugosa chromosome 3, drRosRugo1.1, whole genome shotgun sequence genome contains the following:
- the LOC133738176 gene encoding uncharacterized protein LOC133738176 gives MRRVNGIALLGRTAAGIGGATRVSGATPQRLVQAATIGSCSNSNPLWFSRQSSGDRFGLSKPSVAAGGAKCFSTSVAQEVHSHVSADKFAPNDVVLYQYEACPFCNKVRAFLDYNNIPYKVMEVNPMSKKEIKWSDYKKVPILKVDDEQMVDSSDIIDKLFQRINPENSVVDSEEENKWRQWVDDHLVHVLSPNIYRTPSEALESFDYITSHGNFSLSERLVAKYGGAAAMYFVSKKLKKRHNITDARAALYGAAETWVDALKGRQFLGGSTPNLADLAVFGVLRPIRHLKSGKEMVENTRIGEWYSRMESAVGESARFNA, from the exons ATGAGAAGGGTTAACGGAATCGCTTTGCTCGGCCGCACCGCCGCTGGTATTGGCGGCGCCACCAGAGTCAGCGGCGCAACTCCACAGCGACTGGTTCAAGCAGCGACGATAGGCTCGTGCTCGAATTCGAATCCGCTGTGGTTCAGTCGTCAAAGCTCCGGCGATCGCTTTGGCCTATCGAAACCCTCAGTGGCTGCCGGAGGCGCCAAGTGCTTCTCTACTTCCGTGGCTCAGGAGGTGCACTCCCACGTCTCCGCCGATAAGTTCGCTCCGAACGACGTCGTTCTGTACCAGTACGAAGCCTGCCCTTTCTGCAACAAGGTTAGAG CATTTTTGGACTATAATAACATTCCGTACAAAGTTATGGAGGTTAATCCCATGAGCAAAAAGGAGATCAAATGGTCTGATTACAAGAAGGTGCCGATATTGAAAGTTGACGATGAACAGATGGTGGATTCTTCAG ATATAATTGATAAGCTATTCCAAAGAATCAATCCTGAGAACAGTGTTGTCGATAGTGAGGAAGAAAACAAGTGGCGCCA GTGGGTGGATGATCACTTGGTGCATGTTTTATCACCAAACATATATCGAACTCCTTCAGAAGCTCTTGAGTCATTTGATTATATAACCAGTCACG GGAATTTCAGTTTATCCGAAAGGCTAGTAGCCAAGTATGGTGGAGCTGCAGCAATGTATTTTGTatcaaaaaaattgaagaagagaCACAATATCACCGATGCTCGTGCAGCTTTATATGGAGCTGCAGAGACTTGGGTGGATGCTCTGAAAGGCCGGCAGTTTCTTG GTGGGTCAACTCCTAACTTGGCTGATCTTGCTGTATTTGGTGTTTTGAGGCCGATTCGGCACCTTAAATCTGGCAAAGAAATGGTGGAGAACACCCGAATCGGTGAATGGTATAGTCGAATGGAGAGTGCAGTGGGAGAGTCTGCTAGATTCAATGCCTAA